The Staphylococcus sp. 17KM0847 DNA segment TGGTAACGTATATGACGTGCTTCTAAATAATCAATCATCTGTTTATACGATAAACTCGGGTGTTGGTATTGTACTGTATCACGACCACATAATACCGCATAATCTACATGCTGCTCTCGTTTCATATAAAGATATGTAGGGGATTCGCCACACGTTGTACACGTCTTTCTTTGCAAACGACTAAAGCCATAAGATTGGTGTAATCCCTCCCATATATCACCATAAGTTAACCTTGCAGTAATAGGTGTTTCTGTTAAGATTTTTAAGGCATCTCGCAACTGTAAACTGGTCGCCATTGTGACAGCAGGCTGTATTACGCCTACTGTATCACACGTTAAATTCATTGCAGGCATTTGAGGGATTAGACATTGAAAGCATGGTGTTTGTCCTGGAATAAATGGTGCTTCAACATATGTACTCTGTACAACACCACCATAAATCCATGGCTTCCCCAAATCGTACGCAGCATCATTGATGAGCATACGTGTGTCAAAATTATCCGTTGCATCCATAACCAAATCCACTTGACCGACTATTCGACTTAAAAAAGAAGCATCTACATGTTCTATAAAAGCTTCGATCTCAATATCTTGACGAATTGCTTGTAACGCGCGTTGTGCAGCAATAACTTTGGGAACTTGCTCACGTGCATCTTTTTCTGTAAACAGCGTTTGACGTTGCAAGTTTGAATATTCAATATAATCTCGATCAACAATATATAGCTTACCAATTCCTGCACGTACTAAGCCTTCTGCAAGGTGTGTTCCCAATGCACCCATACCGACAATCAATACAGATTTCTTATTAATTTTATCTTGCCCTTCTTGACCAATCGCGTCAAAAAGAATTTGTCTTGAATAACGATTTTGTGTCATCTGTATTCGCCTTTCTTCAAATTGTAATCTCCATCTATTATAAGATGTTGAATATTTCGTCTCAATCAATTAAAACGCATCGTGAGTACATTCACAATTAGGTGTTTCAATACTTTTGTTTCGGTGTTTTCCCTATAAGCATATGTTATCAATCAACCCAATATTTATCGTTTTGAATTGATAATTAAAAAGTCCCCTCAAAGCAGGTCAACTACTTTCTTTGGGGAACTTATACTCATGTTATCTTTATCGTCTCATGTGCAAGCTGTGTTGCTTCTTGCTGTGAATGCGTTACAAAAATGATAGGAATATGCCACATTTCAAATATGTGTTGAACAAGCGCAATACTTTCTTTTTTGGATATATCATCCAGGCTTGAAAATGGCTCATCTAACAATAAAAGGTCCGGCTTCGTACTCAAAGCTCTAGCCAGTGCAACACGTTGCTTTTCACCACCTGAACATCGCATAGGATATACATCCATAAGATGCTGAATATTAAGTGCATCAATCAATTGATCAATGTGTTCATTCAACGATGTCATAAAGGTAATATTTTGTGCAACTGTCATATGTGGAAAGAGTTGATAATCTTGAAAAAGATAGCCTATTCTACGCGTACGAATAGATACATATTTCCCTCTATCTGTATCTGTTAGAACACGACCAGCCACTTTGACATATCCTCTATCAGGCATAGTAATCCCTGCAATCATATTGAGACATGTTGTTTTACCAATTCCTGATACACCTTGAACCGCATAAATTTTGGGACATTCTGATTGTATTTGAACTCTAATCATTTTACCATTGATGTTTTTCTGCAAGTCAATATCAAGCACCTATTTCACCTCACGATAGCGCTCTTTATTTAGCATATTCATCGTACCGATAACAGATAATGCAAATGCAACAAGTACGAGTACCCAGAGCCATGCTTGTTGTTCTCGTCCTTGCTGAACAAGGAAATAGATCTCTAGTGGCAAGGTATTCGTTTTGCCCGGGATATAACCTGCAATCATCAGCGTTGCACCAAATTCACCGATAGCACGTGCAAATGCCATCATCGCACCTGAAATCAATGCACGTTTAGACAATGGCAATATAAGCCGATAAAAAATCTTTCTTTCTGAAGCCCCCATTGTCCGCGCAGTATAGAGCATCTTTTCATCGATATTACGAAAACCCTGAATCGTATGTTGATACATTAAAGGAAAACTAACAATAACCGATGCAATGATAGCCCCCGTTAATGTGAAGACAACTTTAACCCCTAATGTATCTGTTAAAAAGTGACCTAATGGACCATTTACGGAAAAAATCATGAGTAATAAAAAACCCATCACTGTGGGTGGTAAAACAATAGGTAAAACGATCAGACTTTCTAAAAATTTTATCCATTTACCTTGTCTATGGTACAGTACTTTTGCTAATAATATAGCTAATAGCACGACAACAGCTGTACTGATTAATGCAACACGTAAAGAAATCCAAAAAGGAGTAAGGTCTGGCATAACTCTATCACCTATCATTCAAAATGATATTGCTTTAAAATTTTTTGAGCTTTATCTGACTTCATAAAGGTTTGCCAATCTTGAGCGACTTGTTTATCTTCTACAATACCCATACGATAAACGATCGGACTGTCCAATGGAGCATCTGCTAATTTAACGACACCTTTATGTTTTTGCTTTCCAACATATAAATCTGTATTGTAAACAAAACCTAATTGAGCATTACCTTTATTCACATAATTCAATACTTCTCGCACATCTTTAGCATAAACGATATTCGGTTCGACTGTTTGCCATATGCCTTGAGATTCCAAGTATGTTTTCGCATATTTACCTGCTGGAACAGAGTCAATCTCACCTAATGCTATCTTATCACCTTTTTGCAATTTTTGAATATGAGTGATTTCACTATCTTTTTGTTTAATGAGTACCAATTTATTTTGTGCATAATCATACGTATCGATCACTTTATTGCTTTTTTTCAATTGATCTATATCTTTTGTATTCGCCGACATAAAAACATCTACAGGTGCACCTTGCTCGATTTGTTGTCTTAATGCACCAGACCCACCATAGTTGAACTTGACATCTACATTAGGATGTTGTGCTTTAAATGCCTTTTCCAATGATTTTGTAACATCTGTTAAACTTGCAGCTGCTGAAACAGTTAATGTCTGTTGCGTCTCATTTTTACTATTAGAATCTGTTTGACTACACGCACTTAAAGTCATAACAATCAATAATAGTAACAGCCATCGACCATACTTTTTCATCTCGAACGCACGCTCCTTACAGTATTTGTATAATTGCATTACTACTATTTTAGCAAATTTTTAGTATATCTGATATAAAACTTACTAAAGATGTTAAACTGTAAGCCGTACGGATTGATAAAGCACAACACTAAATTATGAGCACATTACCTGAAATATACTTCCCAATGATGCCATGTAATTTAAAGGGTTTCATATTTGATATAAAAGACGTACACTATTAATCATAGAGTTGATTTACATTTATGAATGGCAATAGCTATAAAGGGGTGGTGTGAATGAATCATGACATTCGATGTAATCAAAAAATTATTCGTTATGAAAATGGTAAATTAACAGAAACAGAAGATGACTTTGTCACAGAACTCCCAATCACTGTTATGGTGAATAAGACAGAATTTGCAACAGTGGTATGTAGTCCAAACCATCTTGAAGAACTCATACTCGGATTTCTCGCATCAGAAGGTGTGATTTTAAAACGTACAGATTTATTACAACTTGATATTGACGAACATAGAGGTTATGCTCATGCTAAAGTTACAACTGATATTCATCAAGCAAACTACCTCTCAACTAAACGTCTGGTCGCTTCATGTTGTGGTAAAAGTCGAGAGTTTTACTTTCAAAATGACGCAGCTATTGCGAAAAAATCTATGTCTACCATCAAACTTCAACCACAACAAATTTTACATATGATGTCACAACTACAAGCACATAGTCAAACCTTTATTGCGACAGGCGGTTTACATAATGCTGCAATTAGCGATGGTTCTAACCTTTACATTCACCGACAAGATATTGGACGACATAATGCTTTAGATAAGTTATATGGCTATTGCATTCAACACCATATTTCTGTACGTGACAAAATCTTAATTTTTAGTGGTCGTATCTCATCTGAGATTTTAATCAAAGCTGCTAAAATCGGTGTAGGTGTAATCATTTCAAAGTCCGCATCGACTACACTCGCTGTACAACTAGCGACTGATTTGAACATCACAGCCATTGGTTTTGTACGCGATGAACATTTTAATATATATAGTCACCCTGAGCGCATCGTTAATCCAAACTGTATATCTCATCAAATAACAACTTAGGTGCTTCATCTTTTTTGGTATACAAAAAGCGCATATGTCTCTATAATTTTAAGTGCCTTAAACCCAAATTAAAGGAGACATGATGCGCCTATGTGTAATGATATATTAAAACGACTTAAAATAAAAGACAAAAATATACAGGTGGTAGATATTCAAGACGATGTTGAAGTACGGGGGGCAGCTTTCCACAGTCATTTATGGCACACTTTCATATACACCCCAGTGTTGTGAAAAATGTGGGCATAAGAATGAGGGACACATTCATAAACATGGTAAGTGTATATCTCGTTTAACGTTGTTAAAGTCTCAAGAATCCTATGTTTACTTTAATCTAGCGAAGCAACGTTATAAGTGTCAGTACTGTCAAAGCACCTTTACAGCTTCTACAAATATTGTGAAAGAGAACTGTTTTATTACAAATCGTGTGAAGCTGGCCATTCAAAACAAGCTGACACAAGTGCGTTCTGAAGTTGATATTGCGAAGGATTGTTGTGTGTCCGAGTACTGTGAAACTATGTATTCACCAAACAGCACAATCATTGATGGTTCAACCATCATCTCACTTACCTATCATTCAATCAACAATTAACAACCCACAATTCAATAATGGGACAGACTGAAGAGATCAACAATAAAATTAAGTTAATTAAACGTGTCTCGTATGGCTATCGAAATTTTGATAACTTCAAAGCATGAATACTGTTGATTTTCAAGCTGTATCAATGCCCTGTCAAGGATAGGCTCACACGTTATGTTGCTAAAACGTTACGTAGTAATAGCTAGAACCCTCTATTGTGTTGTCGTATGTATTTAGTATCATGAAAGCATCGTTTCTATTGCGAGACGCCTTGCAGAATGAGCCGAAATGAGAAATCCAGAAACAATGAAAATAACCATTATTTTTGTGTACTTACTCATTGAAACTTCAGCTACTTTTCTTTCCATGACTTTTAAATCTCCTTTCACTAATTCATCTAATGAACTATCAAAAAGTTCACATAATATAAGCAAGCTTTGTATATCTGGATAGCTTTTACCAGTTTCCCAATTAGAAGTTGTTTGCAATGAACGTACAAAAAAGGCTTAGCATCTGCCAGATCAAAAGAAAGAAAAGGTGGTCGACCTCCTTTACCAGATTATAAAAAACGAGAAATTAAATTTTTATACAATAAACAAAAATTGACTGACAAAGAAATCGCTAAAAAACTGGAGTAAGTCGCTCAACTATATATCGAATTATTAAAGAAAAATACTAAAAAATCATTCCACAATACCTTGTAGTTTGATAATCATTGGCGTTGCTAGCCAATTAAAATAAAAATGAGGTGTTTATTAAAGTTTCATTAATCATAATACCTAAATATCAATAACTATTATCTAATATTTCTTTTCTAACATAATCTGTAAAACTAAATACATATGCCAATTCATTTTTAGCTCGTACTGTAGCATTGGCGTTTGTATTGTTCATGCCCCCAGAATTAATTCCTACAACTTCATTATTAACATTCAATATAGGAGACCCAGAATTTCCCCTTCGTATAATCATTTTTGAATAAAATTGAGGATCGTCACTATTAACTTTCAATAAATAAAAACCTTCAGATTTATACATTTTATATCTAGGATCATTGATAAAGTCACTATCTAAATATTCTTTAGAAGGATAACCATATGTAGTAATCTTATCTCCTAACTTCATATCTTTTATATTTTTTTCGTTAGCTATTTTTAAAGGTGTGACTTTATTAGTTAATTTTTCATTAGTGTGAACAACAGCAACATCTACCCCTCTTATCATTTTTATATCTTTAATAGTGAAAGAATAAGGGATATTGTTAGCATCTCTGGAAGGCATAAATTTTAAATTTGATGGGCTTTCTGGTTCATAAATTGCCTTATTGACAATACCGAATCTTTTTTCTACAACATGATTATTGGTTAGAATTGTATAATCATCTATAACAAAAGCAGTTCCATAAACTTTATTTTTTGTATTAGATAATATTCCAACACCAGAAATATTAGTATTAATTTTATCTAATCTAGTAAAACTCAATTCATTATTATTTATTTGTTGGACCAATTCTTGAGCTTCCATAATACCAGCATTTCTTTCATTAACTGTTCTATTTAAATAAGATTCTGCATTTAAAGTAATAGAAAATATTAAAGAAATAATAAAAACAAACAAGAAAACAGAAAAGAATTTCGTAAATTTAATCATCAGTTTCACTCCTTTAATTTTTATTATATAATAACTTTGAACACTAAAAAAGCCAGGTGAAAACAAATGGATTTATTTATAAAGAAAATGAATGAAATAGCAAAAAGTATAGGAATGTTAAACTCAAATTTTAAAAATCCTTCAGGATTAACTAAAAAAGGACAACTATCAACAAGTTACGATTTATCGTTATTATTATTACAAGCAAGTTTAAATCCAATTATCGTTAAAGTTTGGAAAAAAGAGAAATATATAGTAAAAATATTAGGAGATAATCCAAGAAAGTTAGAAATTAAAAGTACCGTATATAATAAAAGTTTAAATAATTATTATGATATTTTAGGTGGAAAGACAGGTACCGTAGGTTTTATAAAAAATTTAAGTGTCCTATTATATGCTAAAGATGAGATATATTTAGTGACAGTATTAAAAGCAAAAGGAAATAGGTTTCACCAAGTAAAACTTATTATGGATACTGTTTTAGATAATAAAGAAAATGACGTAGATACAACTTCTTTTACAGTTTTTAAATATCCATTAAAACATATAGAACTTTTAAAAAGCTTTAAACCTCACAGTATCCTTTCAAAAAATGAATCAAATAAAAGTAATCCTGCTAGTATAACCAAATTGTTAACGCTAATAACTGCGTTAGAGTATCCTATTGACTTAAATGATAAAATCAAAATTCAAGAAAGTGATATTGTTGAGGATAGCATGAACAATATATATGTAGGGGACATAATATCATTAAATGATGCAATGCATTTTATGCTTTTATCATCTTCTAATATTTTAGCTAATGCAGTTGCAAGATATATTGAAGAAAATTATCTTTAATATGACGATAATCTTGTTCAATGAGGTTATTAAGATATTTAGAGGTATAATGACAGTTAGGATTAAATTTAAATTTTTTAATCAATTTAGACATTGCGATCTTGTTGAAGGTATCTGGTCTGTAATTATTATCATGCGCGGTTTACTAAAGGGGTTAATAAGTCGCTTAATAAACACATATGCTGAATGATTATCTCGTCTCTTACGTAACTAAATATCTAATATATGACCGTCTACATCAATTGCACGCTATAAATAGCACCATGTCCTTTGATGTATGTCTCATCAACACACCATTTATAATAGGCTTTTTCTTCAAAATTGGTCACGAGCATCTAAACTCTTAACAAATCCAAAAATAAAATCATCTAAAAGCTTAAAAGATAACCTTTCAAGTGTTGGAAGTAAATAATTCATTGCACAGCTAAATATAATCGCTAATACTAATGTTTTTAAAAAGTAATTAATCTTATTCACTCTTTTCACTCTTTTCACTACTTTTCAAACAAACTTTATCACAATACTGAGGTATATATGAAAGTGTGCCATAAATGACTGTAGAAAGCCGCCCCCGTATCTCAACATCATCTTGAACATCTACCACCTGTATATTTTTATCTTTTATTTTAAGTCGTATTAATTTATCATTACACATAGGCGCATCATATCTCCTTTAATTTGAGTTAGAGACTTAAAATTATGGAGACATATGTGCTTTTTGTATACCAAAAAAGGTGAGACAGCATATGCTATCCCACCACAAAAGGTGAAGAGCCAGGAATTATGTCCCAACCCCTTTTATTTAAATACCTATTCATTTTTTCCATCTCAATACATACCAACAGCAACTTTATACACAAGATTATTCTAAGTTTCACGTAAAGCACTGTACTGAAAACATTGATATACATATCCTTGATTGACATACATATCTTTCGCTGTATCTTCTGCATCAGCAACTAAGATAACTGGACGTTGACCTGCCAGACGTCCGATCTCCGCTTGCATACGACTTCCTATGCCTTGTCTTTGATGAGATTCAGCTACGGCAAAACCATCTATTTCAACATGGCGCTCTGTTGATATCACATTTACAATGCCTACAGGTTCATTCTTTTCATAGGCAATATAATACTCAATAGAATGCTCGGGCATCTCTACGACAGTTTGTAAGTACTTTAAGGTTTCAACAAGATAGTCTTCTCCATATGCCATACTTAACGGTCGAAATACAGTAAAATAGTCTTTTATCGTTGCAGATGTCATGCGCTTCATATGGATTGTCTGCGTCGTCAATTCTCGCAATGTTTCAGCTTCTATCATATACAGCTCTACGCAACCCAAGTTGAAGTTTTGGGCACGTAAATATTGGATCAACTCGATAGAAGGTTTAACATCTTGAGGAAACTCAAAATTTAAATGTGTCGAACCTTGTGCTTGGTGTAAAGATTGTTGTTGAATCATATCATCTTTAAACGTCAATAAATCTGGCATTTTTTTATAACACCATTTATTAGCATCAAATTTGAGTGGTCTTTCTGGAGTGAGGTATTGTTTATATCTTATATTATCTTCAATAAGTATTCCCTCTGTGTAGATATCATCTATTGTTGCACACATTACCTCTCCTCCTTCCATCAATCATTTTTTACGCTGCCATTTGTTTCATTATACGCGAAGTCACTGGGTTTTTATATAGTGCTACTGCAATTAACGATGCAATAACGGCTTTAATGAGATCTCCCGGCAAAAATGTAAGAGAGAGCCAAAGCGCTTTGCTTATCGGCATATGAATTACAAATGCCATTACAATTGCACCTACTGTATCAAGCAAAATAACACCAAAAATCAGAATAATAATAAAAATACGACCAAAACTTAACTTTTCAAATTGTAAATCTCTTACCCATCCAATTAGAAATGCTGAAACGGCATACATAACTAAATAACCTGCAGTTGGACCAAGAAAAACACCAAATCCTCCTCGGCCACCAGATAACAATGGCGCACCTACCATAACAAGTAATAAAAAGACAATCACACTTAAAGCACCATATTTACGCCCCAATAAAATACCTGCTAAGAAAATCCCAACATTTTGTAAAACAATCGGTACAGGCATAAATGGTAATGGAATCGCTGGAATAAGCCCCATTACGGCAATAATTGCAGTCATTAATGCTGCATAAACTAAAAATTTTGTGTTCAATTCAATTTCCTCCCATAATACACGAAATCAGAATCATATAATTCAATTAAGACTCTATCTTGTATTATAGCACTATTGTAAACTATAAATCTATAAGGTTTACAATAAAGATGTTGCTCCTATTAACGCCGCATTATTTTGAAGTTTTGCAGTTTTAATTTGAGCATAGCCATAATGTTGGGGTAAATATTTAGCAATCTGGGGTTCAATCCATTGTAATAATTGGGTGCCTTGTGCAGAAACACCTCCCCCAATAATAATCCAATCTGGATCATACATAATTTGAATTTCTGCAATACCTCGCGCAACTTCTTCTCCCCAATGTAACAGTTCATTTATCGCGATAGTATCTCCAGCCGATGCACGTTCAAACCATTGGGGGATCGATGGATTATCATACCCTCGACTTTTCAATTGATGTTTCAAACCATTTGTCGATGCACGTTGTTCATAATTGTTTTTTGTATAAGGATCATAAAGCAAATTACCGATTTGATTCGGTCTATGGCGTGCACCTGTCATTAGACCAAATGTACGATTGTAATAACTTCCACCTATACCCGTACCTAAAGTTAAACAAAACACACTTTCGACATTTTCAGGCACATACATCAATTCTCCTAGAAGTGCAGCATCTACATCATTATACACATGAAGTTGATCCGACAAAGGAGATAAATATTCAGCAAAATCAGTCCCTGTGTAGTCACGTATATTGGGATTGGCATAAGCAATTTTACATGCTTCACGATTAACTGCTCCCGCTGTTGAAATACCAACCTGTACATCTCGAAGTTGGTAGCAATCTATAAAATCGATAAGCTGTCTTTTTACCGTTTTAATGATTGCATGATTAACATTATCTGGTGTACGTACTTTTTGGTACCCTGTCAATGTTCCATTATCTTCAACGATGGCAGATTTAATATATGTTCCACCAATATCGAATGCTACTTTAGTCATAAAATTCTGCTCCTCTCATCAAATGCGCTGTTAACAAGGATTTGGCACGACTAAATGCGTGCTCTTCTAATGCATGATAGATCTGTTGATGTTCTTTCATACTGCGCAAGTTATCTTCCATAGATGTTTCGATAGGTGTACGATAAAAGTATGCTTGTACAACCGCACTCATCTGTTTAAATAATGAAGATTCTACTGCCATCAATATCTGTTCATGAAACATTTGATCTACACGACTATCGAAGTCTTCTACATTGTCAACAAGTGTTGCAGCGATTCCATCAAGGGTAGACGCCTCACGTTCAATCACATCAATCGCTGCAAGTTCAAATGTTAACCGTAACATCATCAAATCCTTTAAGTTGCCTTTTGATACTTGAAAACTAAATAAAAAACCTTCAATTAATGGCGTAATATCTTGTTCTTTCACCAGTGTTCCTCTACCCTGTACACTCTCTGTAACCCCTGTATTTTCTAAATAACTTAGTGCTTCTCGTACAACGGATCGACTCACATCGTAGTCTTCTGCTAACTGTCGCTCCGTCGGTAGTCTATCTCCTACACTAAGTTGCTCTGTTAATATATACTCTTTAATCTTTTTTACTACGATTTGCTTCAAACTTTGGCGCGATGTTACTTCCCTATTATTATTCAATTTACTATTCCTTCTTCTTCATTTTTATTGTTCTAAGACATCGTATACTTTAAATACTATGCAAAATCATAAAATCCTTGTAAAATATCAACTTTATATTTTACGCTCTTTGAGCCATTCCGATAGAGCATATTGTTTTTCTGCGTCACCCTATCCTCTATATTCTTCTTATCACCTTATACTTCATATTTACATACAATGCACTGATTAACAATGTCTGTAATAAAGGGCTTATTATAAACTATCAATACAGTATTCATTTCATGAAAGTTTATCATCTTAGAAAATGAAACTAAAATCTTTGTAAATAGATCATGCTGATAATTTTATTTTTGTAGTTGACCTACCATTTGTTAACGCTTACAATTAAATTATAAATTGGTCAGACCAATATTACAAACTAAAATTTTGGAGGTCTTTGTCGTGAGCAATCACTTAAAAGGATTATACGGTGCACTACTTGTTCCGTTTGATGAATACGGTCAAATTAAAGAAGACGGACTTCGCCAAATTGTAAGAAATGCAGTCGATGTCCAAAAGCTAGATGGATTATATGTCAATGGCAGTTCTGGTGAGAATTTCTTGATGAATACTGCACAAAAAAAAGAAGTTTTTCGTATCGCTAAAGATGAAGCACAAGATCAAATTCATCTTATTGCACAAGTCGGTGCTTTAGATTTGAATGAAGCCATTGAACTCGGTCAATATGCTACTGAACTCGGTTATGACGCATTATCAGCAGTAACACCTTTTTACTATCCATTTACCTTTGAGGAAATTCGTGATTATTATTTTAAAATTATTGAAGCTACAAACAATAAAATGATTATTTATTCTATCCCTGGATTAACAGGTGTAAATATTTCTATCCAACAATTTAAAGAACTGTTTGATAATCCAAATATTATTGGCGTGAAATATACTGCTCCCGATTTTTATTTATTGGAACGTCTACGCAAAGCGTTTCCAGATAAACTTATTTTCTCTGGATTTGATGAAATGCTTGTTCAAGCTGCTATTTCTGGAGTTGATGGTGCAATCGGCTCAACTTATAATATTAACGGTATCCGTGCACGTGCTACTTTTGAAGCGGCACAAAACGGTGATGTTCAACATGCTTATCAACTTCAACATGAGACAAATGACATTATTGAAACGGTATTAAACATGGGGCTTTATCCAACATTGAAAGCAGCCCTAGCTGAAAAAGGAATCGATACTGGATTACCTAAAGCACCTTTCCATCCTTTCAATGAAGTATATCGTCCAGAACTCAAAGCACTTATCAAACAATATCATTTATAAGATGTAGTTTTACACTTCGCATACACGTATCGACAATAAATATCAGATATATACCTTTTATGTCTTAATAAGGACAAATAGCATTAGAAGCTGGGACATGGCAAAGATGATCCTAAATCAGTACGTAAATATTTGTAACAAACTTTTTACTGTTAGCTGTTCTTGGTGGGATGGGGCTACGAAAATTCTTTTAAAAAAAGTATTTCTGCTCCTATCCTTATCACCTTGCTAAAATCGATTAGAGCGATGAAATCTTCTCAGCTCCATCCTACGTTCTATAACTATTGGATTTATATATTTAA contains these protein-coding regions:
- a CDS encoding ThiF family adenylyltransferase produces the protein MTQNRYSRQILFDAIGQEGQDKINKKSVLIVGMGALGTHLAEGLVRAGIGKLYIVDRDYIEYSNLQRQTLFTEKDAREQVPKVIAAQRALQAIRQDIEIEAFIEHVDASFLSRIVGQVDLVMDATDNFDTRMLINDAAYDLGKPWIYGGVVQSTYVEAPFIPGQTPCFQCLIPQMPAMNLTCDTVGVIQPAVTMATSLQLRDALKILTETPITARLTYGDIWEGLHQSYGFSRLQRKTCTTCGESPTYLYMKREQHVDYAVLCGRDTVQYQHPSLSYKQMIDYLEARHIRYHTNGYLIQFMFDTYRIVAFQNGRLLIHGMREPAQAQTLIRKLFG
- a CDS encoding ATP-binding cassette domain-containing protein, with the protein product MLDIDLQKNINGKMIRVQIQSECPKIYAVQGVSGIGKTTCLNMIAGITMPDRGYVKVAGRVLTDTDRGKYVSIRTRRIGYLFQDYQLFPHMTVAQNITFMTSLNEHIDQLIDALNIQHLMDVYPMRCSGGEKQRVALARALSTKPDLLLLDEPFSSLDDISKKESIALVQHIFEMWHIPIIFVTHSQQEATQLAHETIKIT
- the modB gene encoding molybdate ABC transporter permease subunit, which gives rise to MPDLTPFWISLRVALISTAVVVLLAILLAKVLYHRQGKWIKFLESLIVLPIVLPPTVMGFLLLMIFSVNGPLGHFLTDTLGVKVVFTLTGAIIASVIVSFPLMYQHTIQGFRNIDEKMLYTARTMGASERKIFYRLILPLSKRALISGAMMAFARAIGEFGATLMIAGYIPGKTNTLPLEIYFLVQQGREQQAWLWVLVLVAFALSVIGTMNMLNKERYREVK
- the modA gene encoding molybdate ABC transporter substrate-binding protein, encoding MKKYGRWLLLLLIVMTLSACSQTDSNSKNETQQTLTVSAAASLTDVTKSLEKAFKAQHPNVDVKFNYGGSGALRQQIEQGAPVDVFMSANTKDIDQLKKSNKVIDTYDYAQNKLVLIKQKDSEITHIQKLQKGDKIALGEIDSVPAGKYAKTYLESQGIWQTVEPNIVYAKDVREVLNYVNKGNAQLGFVYNTDLYVGKQKHKGVVKLADAPLDSPIVYRMGIVEDKQVAQDWQTFMKSDKAQKILKQYHFE
- the fdhD gene encoding formate dehydrogenase accessory sulfurtransferase FdhD yields the protein MNHDIRCNQKIIRYENGKLTETEDDFVTELPITVMVNKTEFATVVCSPNHLEELILGFLASEGVILKRTDLLQLDIDEHRGYAHAKVTTDIHQANYLSTKRLVASCCGKSREFYFQNDAAIAKKSMSTIKLQPQQILHMMSQLQAHSQTFIATGGLHNAAISDGSNLYIHRQDIGRHNALDKLYGYCIQHHISVRDKILIFSGRISSEILIKAAKIGVGVIISKSASTTLAVQLATDLNITAIGFVRDEHFNIYSHPERIVNPNCISHQITT
- a CDS encoding transposase codes for the protein MLKYGGQLSTVIYGTLSYTPQCCEKCGHKNEGHIHKHGKCISRLTLLKSQESYVYFNLAKQRYKCQYCQSTFTASTNIVKENCFITNRVKLAIQNKLTQVRSEVDIAKDCCVSEYCETMYSPNSTIIDGSTIISLTYHSINN
- a CDS encoding serine protease — its product is MIKFTKFFSVFLFVFIISLIFSITLNAESYLNRTVNERNAGIMEAQELVQQINNNELSFTRLDKINTNISGVGILSNTKNKVYGTAFVIDDYTILTNNHVVEKRFGIVNKAIYEPESPSNLKFMPSRDANNIPYSFTIKDIKMIRGVDVAVVHTNEKLTNKVTPLKIANEKNIKDMKLGDKITTYGYPSKEYLDSDFINDPRYKMYKSEGFYLLKVNSDDPQFYSKMIIRRGNSGSPILNVNNEVVGINSGGMNNTNANATVRAKNELAYVFSFTDYVRKEILDNSY
- a CDS encoding serine hydrolase → MDLFIKKMNEIAKSIGMLNSNFKNPSGLTKKGQLSTSYDLSLLLLQASLNPIIVKVWKKEKYIVKILGDNPRKLEIKSTVYNKSLNNYYDILGGKTGTVGFIKNLSVLLYAKDEIYLVTVLKAKGNRFHQVKLIMDTVLDNKENDVDTTSFTVFKYPLKHIELLKSFKPHSILSKNESNKSNPASITKLLTLITALEYPIDLNDKIKIQESDIVEDSMNNIYVGDIISLNDAMHFMLLSSSNILANAVARYIEENYL
- a CDS encoding GNAT family N-acetyltransferase, which codes for MCATIDDIYTEGILIEDNIRYKQYLTPERPLKFDANKWCYKKMPDLLTFKDDMIQQQSLHQAQGSTHLNFEFPQDVKPSIELIQYLRAQNFNLGCVELYMIEAETLRELTTQTIHMKRMTSATIKDYFTVFRPLSMAYGEDYLVETLKYLQTVVEMPEHSIEYYIAYEKNEPVGIVNVISTERHVEIDGFAVAESHQRQGIGSRMQAEIGRLAGQRPVILVADAEDTAKDMYVNQGYVYQCFQYSALRET
- a CDS encoding biotin transporter BioY produces the protein MNTKFLVYAALMTAIIAVMGLIPAIPLPFMPVPIVLQNVGIFLAGILLGRKYGALSVIVFLLLVMVGAPLLSGGRGGFGVFLGPTAGYLVMYAVSAFLIGWVRDLQFEKLSFGRIFIIILIFGVILLDTVGAIVMAFVIHMPISKALWLSLTFLPGDLIKAVIASLIAVALYKNPVTSRIMKQMAA